The following DNA comes from Microbacterium foliorum.
TGCCGCGCACCTCGCAGGCGGGCTCGCCGTCGTCGCGGCCGACCTGCTCGCGCTCACACTGATCGCCTCGCCCGGCTCGCTCGGCGCCGACGTCGCGGTCGGGACCACGCAGCGCTTCGGCGTGCCCATCGGCTTCGGCGGTCCGCACGCAGGCTACATGGCCGTGCGCGCAGGACTCGAGCGGCAGCTGCCGGGGCGCCTCGTCGGCGTCTCGGTCGATGCAGACGGCAAGCCGGCCTACCGGCTGTCTCTGCAGACCCGCGAGCAGCACATTCGCCGCGAGAAGGCGACCAGCAACATCTGCACCGCTCAGGTGCTGCTCGCCGTGATGGCTTCGATGTACGCGGTCTATCACGGGCCCGATGGCCTGAAGGCGATCGCCCGGGAGGTCGCGGCGAAGACCGCGATGCTGCGCGACTGGCTCGCCGACGCGGGCGCTGACATCGTCCACGACTCGTTCTTCGACACCATCCAGGTGCGGGTTCCGGGGCGCGCGCCGGAGTACGCGGAGCAGGCGCACCACGGTTTCGGCATCCTGCTGCACGCCGCCGACGCCGACACGATCGGCATCTCGGTCGACGAGACCACGACAGTCGCCGAGCTCCACCAGGTGGCACAGGTGTTCGGCGGTACTCGGGAACGGGCGTTCGGGTTCTTCGGCTCAGGGTCTCAGGGCGGCCTTCCCGGCGACCTGCTGCGTCAGGACGAGTACCTCACGCACCCCGTCTTCCACGCGCACCGCAGCGAGACGGCGATGATGCGCTACCTCAAGAGCCTTGCCGACCGCGACTACGCGCTCGACCGCGGCATGATCCCGCTCGGGTCGTGCACGATGAAGCTCAACGCCGCGACCGAGATGGCATCGATCACCTGGCCTGAGTTCGCGGGCATCCACCCGTTCGCACCGGCATCCGATGTCGAGGGGTATCTCGACATGATCACGCAGCTCGAGGCATGGCTCGCCGAGGTCACCGGATACGATGCCGTCTCCCTGCAGCCGAACGCGGGTTCGCAGGGTGAGCTCGCCGGCCTGCTCGCGATCCGCGGCTACCACCTCGCGAACGGCGACACGCAGCGCACCGTGTGCCTGATCCCGTCGTCCGCGCACGGCACGAACGCGGCCTCCGCGGTGCTCGCCGGCATGAAGGTCGTCGTCGTGGCGTGCGACGAGCTCGGCAACGTCGACCTCGACGATCTGCGGGCGAAGATCGCGGCGCACGCCGACGAGCTGTCCGCGCTGATGATCACCTACCCGTCCACGCACGGTGTGTACGAGCAGGACGTGGTCGAGATCACCACCGCGGTGCACGATGCGGGCGGACAGGTGTACGTCGACGGCGCCAACCTCAACGCGCTGCTCGGGTACGCCCGCTTCGGCGACCTGGGCGGCGATGTCTCGCACCTCAACCTGCACAAGACGTTCGCGATCCCGCACGGTGGCGGTGGCCCCGGCGTGGGTCCCGTCGCGGCGAAGGCGCACCTCGCTCCGTACCTGCCGTCGCACCCTCTCGCACAGCGGGCGGAGCACGCGGGCGGATACGTCTTCGAGGGCGGCGCCGTATCCGCGGCGCCCTACGGATCGGCCGGCATCCTTCCGATCTCCTGGTCGTACGTGCGCATGATGGGGGCCGACGGCCTCCGACACGCCACTGCCGCCGCCGTCCTGTCGGCGAACTACATCGCCGCGCGCCTCGGTGAGCACTACCCGGTGCTGTACGCGGGTGAGGACGGCCGCGTCGCGCACGAGTGCATCCTCGACCTGCGTCCGCTCAAAGAGGCGACCGGGATCACCGTCGATGACGTCGCCAAGCGCCTCATCGACTACGGCTTCCACGCGCCGACCATGTCGTTCCCCGTCGCGGGAACGCTCATGGTCGAGCCCACGGAGTCCGAGGACCTCGGCGAGATCGAGCGGTTCATCGAGGCGATGATCATGATCAAGGCTGAGGCGGATGCCGTCGCCGCCGGGCGCTGGCCTGCCGACGACAACCCGCTGGTACACGCACCGCACACCGCGGTCTCGCTGATCGCGGGGGAGTGGAACCACGCCTACACCCGCGAGGACGCCGCCTATCCGGTGCACGCCCTGGTCGCAGGCAAGTATTGGCCGCCGGTGCGCCGCATCGATCAGGCCTACGGCGACCGCAACCTCGTGTGCGCCTGCCCGCCGATCGAGGCTTTCGCCTGAACGAACGATCGCCCTGAAGCGGCGCCGGGTCCGAAAGGACGCGGCGCCGCTTCTCGTTTCCGTGCATTTCCGCGTGTTTCGGGGATGTTTCAGTTGGTCACCACTCAGTAACGGTTCATTAGCCGAGTGCGGCGTGCCCTGAATCGCGGGTTACAGTCAACTATCCCTACGCGTTCGACGATGAGCGCGCAGTCTGATGAATACCCGTCCACAGGAGGACACAAAGTGAAGCGCAACAAGATCGCCCTTGCGGGCACCGCGTTGTTCGCGATCGGCGCCCTGGCGCTCGCGGGCTGCGCGAGCGGTGGAAGCGGCAACGACGGCGGCGACGCCGGCAGCGATGTCAACGCCGATGCCATCATCACGACGAACGGCTCGGAGCCCGAGAACCCGCTGATCCCCACCAACACCAACGAGGTGGGCGGCGGAAAGATCCTCGACGAGATCTTCGCAGGCCTGATCTACTACGACGCAGACGGCAAGCCGGTCAACGACATGGCTGAAGAGATCACGACCGAGGACCCGCAGAACCTCACCGTGAAGCTCAAGGAGGGCATGACCTTCACCGATGGTGAAGAGGTCACCGCCGACAACTTCATCAAGGCATGGAACGAGGGTGCAAAACTCTCGAACGCCCACTACTCCAGCTACTTCTTCGAGGACATCGAGGGCTTCAGCTACGAGACGGACTCCGAGCTCACCGGCCTCAAGCAGGTCGATGACTACACCTTCACGATCGCGCTGAACAAGCCGGCTTCCGACTTCGCTCTGCGTCTCGGGTACTCCGCTTACTACCCGCTGCCCGATGTCGCCTTCGAGGACATGGAGGCGTTCGGACAGAACCCGATCGGCAACGGTCCGTACATGATCGACGGCGAAGACGCGTGGCAGCACGATGTGCAGATCGACCTCGTCCGCAACGACGACTACGAGGGCGGACGCCAGGCGAAGAACGGTGGTCTGACCATCAAGTTCTACGCCACGCAGGAAGCGGCATACGCCGACCTGCTCTCGAACGAGGTCGACGTCATCGACGCGATCCCGACGAACTCGCTCGCGGTCTTCACCGACGAGCTCGGCGACCGCGCTGTGAACCAGCCGTCCGCCGTGTTCCAGTCGTTCACCATCGGTCAGTTCCTCCCGCACTTCAGCGGCGAAGAGGGCCAGCTGCGTCGTCAGGCGCTGTCGATGGCGATCAACCGCGAAGAGATCACCGAGACGATCTTCTCCGGCTCGCGCACCCCTGCCTCCGACTTCACCTCGCCGGTCATCGACGGCTGGTCGGACTCGGTTCCCGGCAGCGAGGTCCTCGACTACGACCCCGAGAAGGCGAAGGAGCTGTGGGCTGAGGCCGACGCCATCGCCCCGTGGGACGGCGAGTTCAAGATCGCCTACAACGCTGACGGCGGGCACGACGCCTGGGTCGACGCGGTGAGCAACAGCATCAAGAACACGCTGGGCATCGAGGCTTCGGGTGACCCGTACCCGACCTTCCAGGACCTGCGCACCAAGGTGAACGATCGTACGATCACCACCGCAGCGCGTTCGGGATGGCAGGCCGACTACCCCGGTCTGTACAACTTCCTCGGACCGCTCTACGCGACCGGTGCCGGATCCAACGACGGTGACTACTCGAACCCCGAGTTCGACGACCTCATCAAGGCCGGCATCAGCAACCCGGACGCCGACGCGCAGATCGAGGACTTCACCAAGGCGCAGGAGATCCTGTTCCAGGACCTGCCCGCGATCCCGCTGTGGTACTCGAACGTGACCGGTGGCTTCAGCGAGAACGTCGACAATGTCACGTTCGGCTGGAACTCGGTTCCGCTGTACTACGAGATCACGAAGGCCGGCGAGTAAAGTCTGACGGC
Coding sequences within:
- the gcvP gene encoding aminomethyl-transferring glycine dehydrogenase, with the translated sequence MLDALGVESGLQDWSPVEALMRQAVPASIFTPASADSIIPRAASETEALAELRALASRNTVNRPMIGLGYYGTVTPQVIQRNVLENPSWYTAYTPYQPEISQGRLEALINFQTMVAELTGLTTANASMLDESTAVVEGMLLARRASKKASNVFAVDADAFPQTKALLETRAEAVGIELVSVDFAAGEELPSELFGVFIQYPGASGRVWNPSAVIDAAHLAGGLAVVAADLLALTLIASPGSLGADVAVGTTQRFGVPIGFGGPHAGYMAVRAGLERQLPGRLVGVSVDADGKPAYRLSLQTREQHIRREKATSNICTAQVLLAVMASMYAVYHGPDGLKAIAREVAAKTAMLRDWLADAGADIVHDSFFDTIQVRVPGRAPEYAEQAHHGFGILLHAADADTIGISVDETTTVAELHQVAQVFGGTRERAFGFFGSGSQGGLPGDLLRQDEYLTHPVFHAHRSETAMMRYLKSLADRDYALDRGMIPLGSCTMKLNAATEMASITWPEFAGIHPFAPASDVEGYLDMITQLEAWLAEVTGYDAVSLQPNAGSQGELAGLLAIRGYHLANGDTQRTVCLIPSSAHGTNAASAVLAGMKVVVVACDELGNVDLDDLRAKIAAHADELSALMITYPSTHGVYEQDVVEITTAVHDAGGQVYVDGANLNALLGYARFGDLGGDVSHLNLHKTFAIPHGGGGPGVGPVAAKAHLAPYLPSHPLAQRAEHAGGYVFEGGAVSAAPYGSAGILPISWSYVRMMGADGLRHATAAAVLSANYIAARLGEHYPVLYAGEDGRVAHECILDLRPLKEATGITVDDVAKRLIDYGFHAPTMSFPVAGTLMVEPTESEDLGEIERFIEAMIMIKAEADAVAAGRWPADDNPLVHAPHTAVSLIAGEWNHAYTREDAAYPVHALVAGKYWPPVRRIDQAYGDRNLVCACPPIEAFA
- a CDS encoding peptide ABC transporter substrate-binding protein, producing the protein MKRNKIALAGTALFAIGALALAGCASGGSGNDGGDAGSDVNADAIITTNGSEPENPLIPTNTNEVGGGKILDEIFAGLIYYDADGKPVNDMAEEITTEDPQNLTVKLKEGMTFTDGEEVTADNFIKAWNEGAKLSNAHYSSYFFEDIEGFSYETDSELTGLKQVDDYTFTIALNKPASDFALRLGYSAYYPLPDVAFEDMEAFGQNPIGNGPYMIDGEDAWQHDVQIDLVRNDDYEGGRQAKNGGLTIKFYATQEAAYADLLSNEVDVIDAIPTNSLAVFTDELGDRAVNQPSAVFQSFTIGQFLPHFSGEEGQLRRQALSMAINREEITETIFSGSRTPASDFTSPVIDGWSDSVPGSEVLDYDPEKAKELWAEADAIAPWDGEFKIAYNADGGHDAWVDAVSNSIKNTLGIEASGDPYPTFQDLRTKVNDRTITTAARSGWQADYPGLYNFLGPLYATGAGSNDGDYSNPEFDDLIKAGISNPDADAQIEDFTKAQEILFQDLPAIPLWYSNVTGGFSENVDNVTFGWNSVPLYYEITKAGE